From the Anguilla anguilla isolate fAngAng1 chromosome 6, fAngAng1.pri, whole genome shotgun sequence genome, one window contains:
- the selenot1a gene encoding thioredoxin reductase-like selenoprotein T1a produces MEKRWLSFSLLFLGVFSLYCASADNGGVKKLKMQFATGPLLKFQICISUGYKRVFEEYMQVLNQRYPDIRIEGENYLPLPIYQHVASFLSVFKLALIGLIVLGKDPFHFLGMQTPGLWAWGQENKIYACMMVFFFSNMLENHCMSTGAFEITLNDVPVWSKLESGHLPSMQQLVQILENEMKMNVHMDALPNQRS; encoded by the exons ATGGAGAAACGGTGGCTGTCCTTTTCACTCCTGTTCTTAGGAGTCTTTTCTCTGTATTGCGCCTCCGCTGATAACGGCGGTGTTAAAAAATTGAAGATGCAGTTTGCCACAGGACCACTTCTCAAATTCCAGATTTG CATCTCCTGAGGGTACAAGCGGGTGTTTGAGGAGTACATGCAGGTCCTGAACCAGCGGTACCCAGACATCCGCATCGAGGGGGAGAACTACCTGCCCCTCCCCATCTATCA GCACGTTGCGTCCTTCCTCTCGGTGTTCAAGCTGGCTTTGATAGGGCTGATCGTTCTGGGGAAGGACCCCTTCCACTTCCTCGGCATGCAGACTCCCGGGCTGTGGGCCTGGGGCCAGGAGAACAAG ATCTATGCTTGTATGATGGTGTTCTTCTTCAGTAACATGCTTGAAAACCACTGCATGTCGACGGGCGCCTTTGAAATCACACTGAATG ACGTGCCAGTGTGGTCCAAGCTGGAGTCCGGCCACCTGCCCTCCATGCAGCAGCTGGTCCAGATCCTGGAGAACGAGATGAAGATGAACGTGCACATGGACGCTCTTCCGAACCAGCGCTCCTAG
- the LOC118230807 gene encoding glutamate-rich protein 6 isoform X2, whose protein sequence is MEEEAGIPQSRESGAHGDDVTAEASAGEQRETPTAAGTDSLPTCSDKKQREICCSSVINHVSDGAQLPQLGMPAVLRFRQESQDRATDAPRVPPQLLGDAHALCEFCGQPARPFPGVADLSIVAAEPERFCCPEAQNLVEVLAQEWRLLLQTLGQGKEVVPNPPYAPTKEEELNFKAWENEEHRQQERDMEQYFQATHPTIVPSDSCTRTISFQLSSCMPREADTSAPQDSGNVEDLDHEEGDFLTGPGVFGFGIAHHKNVGFREKYYGNGNKFLTVFPDGSAQVFYPSGRLALLITAGDGKAEMVCVVQDDHAPNPPIRALFQSNGRATCYHGNGNVWVSMDVSGGQCSDERGARVRRWRWSGHLDTPTALRPLFLSLNQSVGVRVLGQDRMFVTFLTKGCQARFSVGTGVQLKDASTTAPPNGQSISREEVFLLAGRVRLHRTLGLLHHCLRLPSNPRPPATRLPPSLVSLAKALLELSQRLQMEERDRAFIRACLQDCL, encoded by the exons ATGGAGGAAGAAGCGGGAATTCCCCAGAGCCGCGAATCTGGGGCCCacggtgatgatgtcacagccgAGGCCAGCGCAGGGGAACAGAGGGAGACGCCCACCGCTGCCGGTACAG atTCTCTGCCTACCTGCTCAGataagaaacagagagagatctGCTGCTCTTCAGTGATAAACCAC gtgtcaGACGGTGCTCAGCTCCCTCAGCTCGGAATGCCAGCGGTGCTGAGGTTCCGTCAGGAGTCACAGGACCGAGCGACGGACGCCCCGAGAGTTCCACCTCAG CTGCTGGGAGACGCACATGCCCTGTGCGAATTCTGTGGGCAGCCAGCACGCCCCTTCCCGGGCGTCGCTGACCTGAGCATCGTGGCAGCAGAGCCCGAG CGGTTCTGCTGCCCTGAGGCCCAGAACCTGGTGGAGGTTCTGGCCCAAGAGTGGAGGCTGCTACTACAAACACTGGGCCAGGGGAAGGAGGTGGTCCCCAACCCCCCCTACGCCCCCACCAAGGAGGAGGAGCTCAACTTCAAGGCATGGGAGAACGAGGAGCACAG acagcaggagagagacatGGAGCAGTACTTCCAGGCAACTCACCCCACCATCGTGCCCAGCGACAGCT gcacaaggACCATCAGCTTCCAACTCTCCAGCTGCATGCCGAGGGAGGCGGACACGAGCGCCCCTCAGGACTCTGGGAATGTGGAGGACCTCGACCATGAAGAGGGGGACTTCCTGACGGGCCCGGGGGTGTTTGGGTTCGGCATTGCACATCACAAG AACGTTGGGTTCAGAGAGAAATACTACGGCAACGGGAACAAGTTCCTCACCGTGTTTCCAGACGGTTCGGCCCAGGTGTT CTACCCCTCTGGCCGGTTGGCCCTTCTCATCACCGCGGGGGACGGCAAGGCGGAGATGGTCTGCGTCGTACAGGACGACCACGCCCCCAATCCACCCATCCGAGCCCTGTTCCAATCCAACGGCAGGGCCACCTGTTACCACGGAAACGGCAACGTATG GGTGAGCATGGACGTTTCGGGAGGCCAGTGCTCAGACGAGAGGGGCGCCCGGGTCAGGCGGTGGCGCTGGAGCGGGCACCTGGACACGCCCACTGCCCTGCGGCCCCTCTTCCTGTCCCTGAACCAGAGCGTGGGCGTCCGCGTCCTGGGACAGGACAGGATGTTTGTGACCTTCCTCACCAAGGGCTGCCAGGCCAGGTTCAGCGTGGGCACCGGTGTACAG CTAAAGGATGCGAGCACCACAGCCCCACCCAACGGACAGTCCatcagcagagaggaagtgTTCCTCCTGGCAGGTCGGGTAAGGCTGCACCGGACCCTGGGACTCCTCCATCACTGCCTGCGGCTCCCTTCGAACCCGCGACCCCCGGCAACCagactgcccccctccctcgtcTCCCTGGCCAAAGCCCTGCTGGAGCTGAGCCAGAGGTTGCAGATGGAGGAGAGGGACCGGGCCTTCATCCGGGCGTGTCTGCAAGACTGTCTGTGA
- the LOC118230807 gene encoding glutamate-rich protein 6 isoform X3, whose protein sequence is MEEEAGIPQSRESGAHGDDVTAEASAGEQRETPTAADSLPTCSDKKQREICCSSVINHVSDGAQLPQLGMPAVLRFRQESQDRATDAPRVPPQLLGDAHALCEFCGQPARPFPGVADLSIVAAEPERFCCPEAQNLVEVLAQEWRLLLQTLGQGKEVVPNPPYAPTKEEELNFKAWENEEHRQQERDMEQYFQATHPTIVPSDSCTRTISFQLSSCMPREADTSAPQDSGNVEDLDHEEGDFLTGPGVFGFGIAHHKQNVGFREKYYGNGNKFLTVFPDGSAQVFYPSGRLALLITAGDGKAEMVCVVQDDHAPNPPIRALFQSNGRATCYHGNGNVWVSMDVSGGQCSDERGARVRRWRWSGHLDTPTALRPLFLSLNQSVGVRVLGQDRMFVTFLTKGCQARFSVGTGVQLKDASTTAPPNGQSISREEVFLLAGRVRLHRTLGLLHHCLRLPSNPRPPATRLPPSLVSLAKALLELSQRLQMEERDRAFIRACLQDCL, encoded by the exons ATGGAGGAAGAAGCGGGAATTCCCCAGAGCCGCGAATCTGGGGCCCacggtgatgatgtcacagccgAGGCCAGCGCAGGGGAACAGAGGGAGACGCCCACCGCTGCCG atTCTCTGCCTACCTGCTCAGataagaaacagagagagatctGCTGCTCTTCAGTGATAAACCAC gtgtcaGACGGTGCTCAGCTCCCTCAGCTCGGAATGCCAGCGGTGCTGAGGTTCCGTCAGGAGTCACAGGACCGAGCGACGGACGCCCCGAGAGTTCCACCTCAG CTGCTGGGAGACGCACATGCCCTGTGCGAATTCTGTGGGCAGCCAGCACGCCCCTTCCCGGGCGTCGCTGACCTGAGCATCGTGGCAGCAGAGCCCGAG CGGTTCTGCTGCCCTGAGGCCCAGAACCTGGTGGAGGTTCTGGCCCAAGAGTGGAGGCTGCTACTACAAACACTGGGCCAGGGGAAGGAGGTGGTCCCCAACCCCCCCTACGCCCCCACCAAGGAGGAGGAGCTCAACTTCAAGGCATGGGAGAACGAGGAGCACAG acagcaggagagagacatGGAGCAGTACTTCCAGGCAACTCACCCCACCATCGTGCCCAGCGACAGCT gcacaaggACCATCAGCTTCCAACTCTCCAGCTGCATGCCGAGGGAGGCGGACACGAGCGCCCCTCAGGACTCTGGGAATGTGGAGGACCTCGACCATGAAGAGGGGGACTTCCTGACGGGCCCGGGGGTGTTTGGGTTCGGCATTGCACATCACAAG cAGAACGTTGGGTTCAGAGAGAAATACTACGGCAACGGGAACAAGTTCCTCACCGTGTTTCCAGACGGTTCGGCCCAGGTGTT CTACCCCTCTGGCCGGTTGGCCCTTCTCATCACCGCGGGGGACGGCAAGGCGGAGATGGTCTGCGTCGTACAGGACGACCACGCCCCCAATCCACCCATCCGAGCCCTGTTCCAATCCAACGGCAGGGCCACCTGTTACCACGGAAACGGCAACGTATG GGTGAGCATGGACGTTTCGGGAGGCCAGTGCTCAGACGAGAGGGGCGCCCGGGTCAGGCGGTGGCGCTGGAGCGGGCACCTGGACACGCCCACTGCCCTGCGGCCCCTCTTCCTGTCCCTGAACCAGAGCGTGGGCGTCCGCGTCCTGGGACAGGACAGGATGTTTGTGACCTTCCTCACCAAGGGCTGCCAGGCCAGGTTCAGCGTGGGCACCGGTGTACAG CTAAAGGATGCGAGCACCACAGCCCCACCCAACGGACAGTCCatcagcagagaggaagtgTTCCTCCTGGCAGGTCGGGTAAGGCTGCACCGGACCCTGGGACTCCTCCATCACTGCCTGCGGCTCCCTTCGAACCCGCGACCCCCGGCAACCagactgcccccctccctcgtcTCCCTGGCCAAAGCCCTGCTGGAGCTGAGCCAGAGGTTGCAGATGGAGGAGAGGGACCGGGCCTTCATCCGGGCGTGTCTGCAAGACTGTCTGTGA
- the LOC118230159 gene encoding stress-associated endoplasmic reticulum protein 1 encodes MVAKQRIRMANEKHSKNITQRGNVAKTTRNAQDDKVSVGPWLLALFIFVVCGSAIFQIIQSIRMGM; translated from the exons ATGGTAGCAAAACAGAGAATTCGCATGGCCAACGagaaacacagcaaaaacataACGCAGAGAGGAAACGTGGCCAAAACTACG aGAAACGCCCAGGATGACAAAGTGTCAGTTGGACCCTGGCTTCTGGCGCTTTTCATCTTCGTTGTATGTGGATCAG CAATATTCCAGATCATCCAGAGCATCCGGATGGGAATGTAA
- the LOC118230807 gene encoding glutamate-rich protein 6 isoform X1: MEEEAGIPQSRESGAHGDDVTAEASAGEQRETPTAAGTDSLPTCSDKKQREICCSSVINHVSDGAQLPQLGMPAVLRFRQESQDRATDAPRVPPQLLGDAHALCEFCGQPARPFPGVADLSIVAAEPERFCCPEAQNLVEVLAQEWRLLLQTLGQGKEVVPNPPYAPTKEEELNFKAWENEEHRQQERDMEQYFQATHPTIVPSDSCTRTISFQLSSCMPREADTSAPQDSGNVEDLDHEEGDFLTGPGVFGFGIAHHKQNVGFREKYYGNGNKFLTVFPDGSAQVFYPSGRLALLITAGDGKAEMVCVVQDDHAPNPPIRALFQSNGRATCYHGNGNVWVSMDVSGGQCSDERGARVRRWRWSGHLDTPTALRPLFLSLNQSVGVRVLGQDRMFVTFLTKGCQARFSVGTGVQLKDASTTAPPNGQSISREEVFLLAGRVRLHRTLGLLHHCLRLPSNPRPPATRLPPSLVSLAKALLELSQRLQMEERDRAFIRACLQDCL, translated from the exons ATGGAGGAAGAAGCGGGAATTCCCCAGAGCCGCGAATCTGGGGCCCacggtgatgatgtcacagccgAGGCCAGCGCAGGGGAACAGAGGGAGACGCCCACCGCTGCCGGTACAG atTCTCTGCCTACCTGCTCAGataagaaacagagagagatctGCTGCTCTTCAGTGATAAACCAC gtgtcaGACGGTGCTCAGCTCCCTCAGCTCGGAATGCCAGCGGTGCTGAGGTTCCGTCAGGAGTCACAGGACCGAGCGACGGACGCCCCGAGAGTTCCACCTCAG CTGCTGGGAGACGCACATGCCCTGTGCGAATTCTGTGGGCAGCCAGCACGCCCCTTCCCGGGCGTCGCTGACCTGAGCATCGTGGCAGCAGAGCCCGAG CGGTTCTGCTGCCCTGAGGCCCAGAACCTGGTGGAGGTTCTGGCCCAAGAGTGGAGGCTGCTACTACAAACACTGGGCCAGGGGAAGGAGGTGGTCCCCAACCCCCCCTACGCCCCCACCAAGGAGGAGGAGCTCAACTTCAAGGCATGGGAGAACGAGGAGCACAG acagcaggagagagacatGGAGCAGTACTTCCAGGCAACTCACCCCACCATCGTGCCCAGCGACAGCT gcacaaggACCATCAGCTTCCAACTCTCCAGCTGCATGCCGAGGGAGGCGGACACGAGCGCCCCTCAGGACTCTGGGAATGTGGAGGACCTCGACCATGAAGAGGGGGACTTCCTGACGGGCCCGGGGGTGTTTGGGTTCGGCATTGCACATCACAAG cAGAACGTTGGGTTCAGAGAGAAATACTACGGCAACGGGAACAAGTTCCTCACCGTGTTTCCAGACGGTTCGGCCCAGGTGTT CTACCCCTCTGGCCGGTTGGCCCTTCTCATCACCGCGGGGGACGGCAAGGCGGAGATGGTCTGCGTCGTACAGGACGACCACGCCCCCAATCCACCCATCCGAGCCCTGTTCCAATCCAACGGCAGGGCCACCTGTTACCACGGAAACGGCAACGTATG GGTGAGCATGGACGTTTCGGGAGGCCAGTGCTCAGACGAGAGGGGCGCCCGGGTCAGGCGGTGGCGCTGGAGCGGGCACCTGGACACGCCCACTGCCCTGCGGCCCCTCTTCCTGTCCCTGAACCAGAGCGTGGGCGTCCGCGTCCTGGGACAGGACAGGATGTTTGTGACCTTCCTCACCAAGGGCTGCCAGGCCAGGTTCAGCGTGGGCACCGGTGTACAG CTAAAGGATGCGAGCACCACAGCCCCACCCAACGGACAGTCCatcagcagagaggaagtgTTCCTCCTGGCAGGTCGGGTAAGGCTGCACCGGACCCTGGGACTCCTCCATCACTGCCTGCGGCTCCCTTCGAACCCGCGACCCCCGGCAACCagactgcccccctccctcgtcTCCCTGGCCAAAGCCCTGCTGGAGCTGAGCCAGAGGTTGCAGATGGAGGAGAGGGACCGGGCCTTCATCCGGGCGTGTCTGCAAGACTGTCTGTGA